A window from Corynebacterium urogenitale encodes these proteins:
- a CDS encoding MFS transporter, with protein MTQSAANAHPPSPRPAASVARTTLSGKAIVVWLAGLLLYTMAVTGRTSFGVASVEAMEQFHIDASRLAVFATLQLGTYALAQIPVGLLVDRFGPRKLLIAGALIMGVGQMVLAFSSNYYIALFARMLVGAGDATAFSSVMRIIPAWIPLKHTPLISQLTGAVGQFGQFLSAVPFMAILHAAGWTTAFLSLGALGLLLALIASVAIQDTPDSPNRAQRRQMRRGGAVASEKKEGETARSREVLATVLRSRVCWHGFFVHWTGLGTLVVFTMLWGLPIMTLGMGLSSEYAGFMLTVATIATVVAGPFVGYISARLGHKRWVVTLTGSAIAMVLWVWLFVSADPRGAVAAVVVNIAMGLFAPVSNLGFDSVREQVDRTMVATGTGLANMGGWTAGMISAQLVGVILSVSAPAGNYAWPDFRLAWIVVVAVWLCGVIGVVLTRPSLSRRHRARLQRLAH; from the coding sequence GTGACTCAATCCGCAGCTAACGCACATCCACCAAGTCCGCGCCCCGCCGCGTCCGTTGCGCGCACAACCCTGTCCGGCAAAGCGATCGTTGTGTGGCTTGCGGGTTTGCTCCTCTACACCATGGCCGTCACTGGCCGTACCTCCTTCGGCGTGGCCTCCGTGGAAGCGATGGAGCAGTTCCACATTGATGCCTCCCGCCTTGCCGTTTTCGCCACCCTGCAATTGGGCACCTACGCGCTTGCACAGATCCCCGTTGGTCTTCTGGTGGATCGCTTCGGCCCGCGAAAACTGCTCATCGCTGGTGCCTTGATCATGGGCGTGGGCCAAATGGTGCTCGCTTTCAGTAGTAATTACTACATCGCCTTGTTCGCCCGCATGCTCGTCGGCGCGGGTGATGCGACTGCCTTCTCCTCCGTCATGCGCATCATTCCTGCGTGGATTCCGCTGAAGCACACGCCACTGATCAGTCAGCTCACCGGTGCGGTGGGGCAGTTCGGTCAGTTCCTCTCCGCCGTGCCGTTCATGGCGATCCTCCATGCGGCAGGATGGACAACTGCTTTCCTGTCGCTGGGTGCGCTGGGTTTGCTCCTTGCACTCATCGCCTCCGTCGCGATCCAAGACACGCCGGATTCCCCAAACCGTGCACAGCGGAGGCAGATGCGACGTGGCGGGGCGGTGGCGTCGGAAAAGAAAGAGGGGGAGACGGCACGCAGCCGGGAGGTACTCGCGACGGTGCTGCGTTCACGGGTGTGCTGGCACGGTTTCTTTGTGCACTGGACGGGGTTGGGCACGCTGGTGGTTTTCACGATGCTGTGGGGGCTGCCGATCATGACCTTGGGGATGGGTTTGAGCAGTGAGTACGCCGGATTCATGCTGACCGTCGCCACGATCGCAACAGTTGTCGCCGGTCCTTTCGTTGGCTATATTTCCGCACGCCTAGGGCACAAGCGTTGGGTGGTGACGCTCACGGGCTCCGCGATCGCCATGGTGTTGTGGGTTTGGCTGTTTGTGTCTGCCGATCCACGCGGCGCTGTAGCTGCGGTGGTGGTGAATATCGCGATGGGGTTGTTCGCGCCGGTGTCTAACCTGGGCTTCGACTCTGTGCGCGAGCAAGTTGATCGGACGATGGTTGCCACTGGTACGGGCTTGGCGAACATGGGCGGTTGGACCGCTGGCATGATCTCCGCACAGCTCGTTGGTGTGATCCTCTCCGTTAGTGCGCCCGCGGGGAATTACGCCTGGCCAGATTTCCGTCTTGCATGGATCGTCGTGGTGGCGGTCTGGCTGTGCGGCGTAATCGGTGTGGTGCTCACCCGTCCGTCTTTGTCTCGACGCCACCGTGCGCGCCTTCAGCGCTTAGCTCACTAG
- a CDS encoding aminotransferase class I/II-fold pyridoxal phosphate-dependent enzyme — protein MTDSAHSPAIGHAARRVAGTGETIFATITALSVQFDAANLGQGFPDEDGPAEMLAKAAEQIIGGEGVATNNQYAPGRGQLELRKAIAEDRARRYGQEFDPATEILVTVGATEALAASVLGLVEYGTEVVTLEPTYDAYPAITDLAEANLKPVRLRKDEEHGWVLDREAFREAVTPATSAIILNSPHNPTGAVLGRDDLSFIAEVVAESDAIVITDEVYERLVFEGEHLPFGTLPGMRERTVTISSASKTFNVTGWKTGWVCAPARLLTPIIAAKQFLSYVGATPFQTPVAWALEHADDWSERWRSTLAERRDMLGQGLNEMGFEVLPSQGTYFLITDIAPLVDRGVSIGENAAEFCQRLPETVGVSAIPVSAFVSNPEDPAVTTLVRWTFCKEPATLQRALERLRTHFG, from the coding sequence ATGACGGATTCCGCACACTCCCCCGCAATCGGCCATGCAGCGCGCCGCGTTGCCGGGACCGGAGAAACTATCTTCGCCACCATCACCGCACTGTCTGTTCAATTCGACGCCGCCAATCTCGGCCAAGGCTTCCCCGATGAAGATGGGCCGGCGGAGATGCTCGCCAAGGCAGCCGAGCAGATCATTGGCGGGGAGGGCGTTGCCACGAACAACCAATACGCGCCCGGTCGCGGGCAGCTGGAGCTGCGGAAGGCGATCGCGGAGGATCGGGCGCGCCGCTATGGGCAGGAGTTTGACCCAGCCACGGAAATCCTCGTCACGGTGGGAGCGACTGAGGCGCTGGCGGCCAGCGTGCTTGGTTTGGTTGAGTATGGCACCGAAGTGGTCACGCTCGAGCCGACCTACGATGCCTACCCGGCGATCACTGATCTTGCGGAGGCGAACCTAAAGCCGGTGAGATTGCGCAAGGATGAGGAGCATGGATGGGTGCTCGACCGAGAGGCGTTCCGCGAGGCGGTGACCCCGGCGACGTCAGCAATCATCCTCAACAGTCCGCACAATCCCACCGGCGCAGTTTTGGGCCGCGATGATCTCAGCTTCATCGCGGAGGTCGTGGCGGAATCGGATGCAATTGTCATCACCGATGAGGTGTATGAACGCCTTGTTTTCGAGGGTGAGCACCTGCCATTTGGCACGCTGCCGGGCATGCGCGAGCGCACCGTGACCATTTCCTCGGCGTCGAAGACCTTTAACGTCACCGGCTGGAAAACCGGCTGGGTATGCGCCCCGGCACGGTTACTCACCCCAATCATTGCGGCCAAGCAGTTCCTCAGCTATGTGGGCGCGACACCTTTCCAAACCCCGGTGGCTTGGGCACTCGAACACGCCGATGACTGGTCCGAACGATGGCGAAGCACCCTGGCTGAACGCAGAGACATGCTCGGCCAGGGCTTGAATGAAATGGGCTTCGAGGTACTCCCCTCGCAGGGAACCTATTTCCTCATCACGGACATTGCACCGTTGGTCGACCGCGGTGTGAGCATTGGCGAAAACGCCGCTGAATTCTGCCAGCGTCTGCCTGAAACCGTGGGCGTATCCGCCATTCCTGTCAGCGCCTTCGTGAGCAACCCTGAAGACCCAGCAGTTACGACCCTTGTGCGGTGGACCTTCTGCAAGGAACCTGCCACGTTGCAGCGCGCCCTCGAACGACTTCGGACTCACTTCGGCTAG
- a CDS encoding fructosamine kinase family protein — MAQHNDAHDVPTYVKNNPGRAGDWEATGLRWLHGHAQAYSGAGEGSGLRVARVLERAGDRLVLERVTTSSPSAAAAENFGRGLAALHSRRQDLDGQSLRFGSGPAGWDGDGYQGPNDCLLPLPLTPTDSWGAFYADLLESLCTNAAGRDSFSTAHRAEIDTLLSRLRSSDFDATASPAPVHGDLWSGNVLWGGAGGGRAIRDGEELAGGDVGGAVLIDPAAHVGHPETDLAALQLFGAPHLERILGAYAEAAGLDRDWRERTPLHQLHLLFLHVAVFGDGYKSQAMSAVRASLTL; from the coding sequence ATGGCTCAGCACAATGACGCGCATGATGTCCCGACCTACGTGAAGAACAATCCCGGCCGCGCTGGCGACTGGGAAGCCACGGGTCTGCGCTGGTTACACGGCCACGCGCAGGCTTACTCAGGGGCAGGGGAAGGTTCTGGACTGCGGGTTGCTCGCGTGCTCGAACGTGCCGGGGATCGGCTGGTGCTCGAGCGCGTAACGACCTCCTCGCCCAGCGCCGCGGCCGCCGAGAACTTCGGTCGGGGCCTCGCCGCGCTGCATTCCCGCAGGCAGGACCTCGACGGCCAGTCACTTCGTTTCGGCTCCGGTCCCGCTGGCTGGGACGGCGACGGCTACCAAGGCCCCAACGACTGCCTCCTGCCGCTGCCCCTCACGCCGACCGACAGCTGGGGAGCCTTCTACGCCGACCTCCTCGAATCCCTCTGCACGAACGCCGCCGGCCGCGACAGCTTCTCCACCGCTCACCGCGCCGAGATTGACACCCTGTTGTCGCGCCTCCGTTCCTCCGATTTCGACGCCACCGCCTCGCCAGCTCCAGTCCACGGCGATCTCTGGAGTGGCAACGTGCTCTGGGGCGGTGCAGGCGGTGGTCGTGCGATTAGAGATGGGGAGGAGCTCGCTGGCGGTGACGTCGGCGGGGCAGTGCTCATTGATCCTGCGGCACACGTGGGGCATCCGGAGACAGATCTCGCTGCGCTGCAGCTCTTCGGTGCCCCTCACCTCGAGCGCATCCTCGGTGCCTACGCCGAGGCAGCGGGTCTCGACCGCGACTGGCGCGAGCGCACCCCGCTCCACCAGCTGCACCTACTCTTCCTGCACGTCGCCGTGTTCGGCGACGGCTATAAGTCCCAAGCCATGAGCGCCGTCCGCGCCAGTCTTACACTCTGA
- the thrC gene encoding threonine synthase — protein MEYISTRDASRKTATFTDILLGGLAPDGGLYLPAKYPQLDGDTLTSWRELLQQPGGYAKLAAEVLKLYIDDIPAEDIEGIAARAYATPKFAHEDIVPVTKLEGNLYIGHLSEGPTAAFKDMAMQLLGELFEYELGRRGETLNILGATSGDTGSSAEYAMRGRDGIRVFMLTPAGRMTPFQQAQMFGLDDPNIFNIALDGVFDDCQDVVKATSADAEFKKANRIGAVNSINWARLMAQIVYYIACWLRVTESNEQRVSFSVPTGNFGDICAGHIARQMGLPIDRLIVATNENDVLDEFFRSGDYRVRTSAETFETSSPSMDISRASNFERFVFDLLGRDAERVADLFGVKVKQGGFSLADDPAFPEAAERYGFLSATSSHADRVRIIADAAERLGVLMDPHTADGVKAALEWADQVDSPIVCLETALPVKFSETIVEATGKEPEVPSRFADIMNAERHVTDLPNDATVVKQFILDSIAETPEVAN, from the coding sequence GTGGAATACATCTCGACGCGCGACGCATCCCGGAAAACCGCAACGTTCACCGACATCCTGCTCGGTGGTCTGGCTCCCGACGGTGGCCTTTATCTGCCTGCCAAATACCCGCAGCTGGACGGCGACACCCTGACTTCGTGGCGTGAGCTCCTGCAGCAGCCAGGTGGCTACGCAAAGCTCGCGGCCGAGGTGCTCAAGCTGTACATCGATGACATCCCGGCGGAGGACATCGAGGGCATCGCGGCGCGCGCCTACGCCACGCCGAAGTTCGCGCACGAGGACATCGTGCCCGTGACCAAGCTGGAGGGCAACCTCTACATCGGCCACCTGTCCGAAGGTCCGACCGCGGCGTTTAAGGACATGGCGATGCAGCTGCTCGGTGAGCTGTTCGAGTACGAGCTCGGTCGCCGTGGCGAGACGCTCAATATCCTGGGCGCGACCTCTGGCGACACCGGCTCCTCAGCGGAGTACGCGATGCGCGGCCGCGATGGCATCCGCGTGTTCATGCTGACCCCAGCTGGGCGCATGACCCCGTTCCAGCAGGCGCAGATGTTCGGCCTCGATGACCCGAACATCTTCAACATCGCGCTGGACGGTGTCTTCGACGATTGCCAGGATGTCGTCAAGGCCACTAGTGCGGATGCGGAATTTAAGAAAGCCAATCGCATCGGTGCCGTCAATTCCATTAACTGGGCGCGCCTGATGGCACAGATCGTGTACTATATCGCCTGCTGGCTGCGTGTGACGGAAAGCAATGAGCAGAGGGTGAGCTTCTCCGTGCCGACCGGGAACTTCGGTGATATTTGTGCTGGCCACATCGCCCGGCAGATGGGGCTGCCAATCGATCGCCTGATCGTTGCAACCAACGAGAATGACGTGCTCGATGAGTTCTTCCGCAGTGGCGATTACCGTGTGCGCACGTCCGCCGAGACTTTTGAGACATCGAGCCCGTCGATGGATATCTCCCGCGCCTCCAACTTTGAACGCTTTGTTTTCGATCTATTGGGTCGTGACGCTGAGCGCGTTGCGGATCTGTTCGGAGTGAAGGTGAAGCAGGGAGGCTTCAGCTTGGCGGACGATCCAGCATTCCCGGAGGCTGCGGAGCGGTATGGCTTCCTGTCCGCCACCAGCTCTCACGCTGATCGTGTGCGTATTATTGCGGATGCCGCCGAGCGACTTGGTGTGTTGATGGATCCGCACACTGCAGATGGCGTGAAGGCGGCTCTCGAGTGGGCTGACCAGGTGGATTCCCCGATCGTGTGCTTGGAGACCGCGCTGCCGGTGAAATTCTCGGAGACGATTGTGGAGGCCACGGGGAAGGAGCCTGAGGTTCCGTCCCGCTTCGCCGACATCATGAACGCGGAGCGCCATGTGACCGACCTTCCAAACGACGCCACGGTGGTCAAGCAATTCATTCTCGATTCCATCGCCGAAACCCCTGAGGTTGCCAACTAG
- a CDS encoding pyruvate kinase, with protein sequence MNAQLADLIEQVDQLMETLEGHAARHQDKIDRVHESHREGATNLLHYAQLRTRDFRSLQAGLASIGATRLSTTEPAVLARMKSARNVLSAYAGEDLKYTGEDVVNAFAKADDLLEARAERLLGTLQEQEHSRIIVTLPSESADDPQLIHGFVEAGMDLARINCAHDDAETWLRMIEHVKAAARDAGREIKIAMDLAGPKVRTGEIQQGPAVARARVTRDQAGQVLQTSKLWITAEGDDTDVPPEIAELPGRPALPIQVEAPWLHKLEEGQRISLYDNRNRKRSFTITRVYSESDSHGPTEKFAVLAEGLQNAYISNHTMLRRDFDRTRVFGIPPTEQKLRLHIGDRLVLTDAEVVCDPTPADGSIPRISCTLPEAIATIEPGHPVLFDDGAIAARVVEKHKGMDGYTDVTLEVVRAKPNGTNLAAHKGINLPDTDLPLPSLTEEDIAALEFVATHADVANVSFIRNADDVAYLLEQLEQIALRSDDAEKVRNLGLVLKIETIPAYTGLPGVLLEGMRHPNLGVMIARGDLAVELGFDRMAEVPLLISQMCESAHVPVILATQVLENMAKTGLPSRAEITDAAEALRNEAVMLNKGPHITDCIRVLDQLSRKLGNSQRKNRQLLRKIVSWSVGPQV encoded by the coding sequence GTGAACGCCCAGCTTGCCGACCTTATTGAGCAGGTCGATCAACTTATGGAAACCCTGGAAGGCCACGCCGCCCGGCACCAAGACAAGATCGACCGCGTCCACGAGTCACACCGGGAAGGAGCCACCAACCTCCTGCACTACGCCCAGCTGCGCACGCGAGATTTCCGCAGTCTCCAAGCGGGTCTAGCCAGCATTGGCGCTACCCGCCTAAGCACCACCGAACCTGCAGTGCTCGCCCGCATGAAATCCGCACGCAACGTCCTGTCCGCCTACGCCGGCGAGGACTTGAAATACACGGGCGAGGATGTAGTGAACGCCTTTGCAAAGGCCGATGACCTGCTGGAAGCTCGTGCCGAACGCTTGCTCGGGACATTGCAGGAACAGGAACACTCTCGGATCATTGTCACCCTACCTTCCGAATCGGCGGATGACCCGCAACTGATCCACGGCTTTGTGGAAGCCGGCATGGATCTCGCTCGCATCAACTGTGCACACGATGATGCAGAGACCTGGTTGCGCATGATAGAACACGTCAAAGCGGCTGCTCGCGATGCCGGCCGCGAGATCAAGATCGCAATGGATCTGGCCGGCCCGAAGGTGCGCACCGGTGAGATCCAGCAGGGCCCCGCCGTGGCGCGAGCAAGAGTCACCCGCGACCAGGCTGGCCAGGTGCTGCAGACGTCGAAGCTATGGATCACCGCCGAAGGGGACGATACCGACGTTCCGCCCGAGATTGCGGAACTGCCAGGCAGGCCCGCCCTCCCGATCCAGGTCGAAGCACCGTGGCTGCACAAGCTAGAGGAGGGACAGCGCATCTCCCTCTACGACAACCGCAACCGGAAGCGCTCCTTCACCATCACGCGCGTGTATAGCGAGTCTGATTCTCACGGCCCGACGGAAAAGTTTGCCGTCCTGGCCGAAGGTTTGCAGAACGCTTACATCAGCAACCACACGATGCTCCGCCGCGATTTCGACCGCACCCGAGTCTTCGGGATCCCGCCGACGGAGCAGAAACTACGTCTGCACATCGGTGATCGTCTGGTTCTCACGGATGCTGAGGTGGTGTGCGATCCGACACCCGCCGACGGAAGCATCCCCCGCATTAGCTGCACACTGCCGGAGGCCATCGCCACTATTGAGCCCGGTCACCCTGTTCTTTTCGATGATGGTGCCATTGCGGCTCGTGTCGTCGAAAAACATAAGGGGATGGACGGCTACACGGACGTGACGCTGGAGGTCGTTCGTGCCAAGCCGAACGGCACCAATTTGGCAGCCCATAAGGGTATTAATTTGCCCGATACGGATTTGCCGCTGCCGAGCCTGACGGAGGAGGACATAGCGGCGTTGGAGTTTGTGGCGACGCACGCCGATGTGGCGAATGTGTCCTTCATCCGTAATGCCGATGACGTTGCCTACCTGCTGGAGCAGTTGGAGCAGATCGCCCTTCGTTCCGACGACGCCGAGAAGGTCAGAAATCTAGGCCTCGTGTTGAAGATTGAGACGATCCCGGCCTATACGGGCTTGCCGGGTGTGTTGCTCGAAGGGATGCGTCATCCCAACTTAGGGGTGATGATCGCGCGCGGCGACCTGGCAGTGGAGCTGGGATTCGACCGGATGGCGGAGGTGCCTTTGCTGATCTCGCAAATGTGTGAGTCAGCGCACGTGCCGGTCATACTCGCGACTCAGGTGTTAGAGAACATGGCTAAGACGGGGCTGCCATCCCGGGCGGAGATTACCGATGCAGCGGAGGCTCTGCGCAACGAGGCCGTGATGCTGAACAAGGGGCCACACATCACTGACTGCATCCGGGTGCTTGACCAGCTGAGTCGCAAGCTGGGAAACTCTCAACGCAAAAACCGGCAGCTCCTGCGCAAGATCGTCAGTTGGTCGGTCGGCCCGCAGGTCTAG
- a CDS encoding 2-dehydropantoate 2-reductase: protein MKIGFLGAGAVGGYFGGLMAKAGQDVGFVARGETLARLQDTGLKLTDSEDHVHDIPVVSAADFGELKRKLGGLDVVVVATKALPGNETFPAVQGVPVVTTHNSVEIPYIAAERFGAENVIPGVIRGYLTHTGPAAVKLYPGPLSLNVGAFPRSDASSHDHAASIGRELVEHLHAAGIGGSYYEDIFRDVWSKAMFVTTTGELGALAHQPLGYLRTELRPTLQRLMEEVETVGRAHGVNLPKDIVAKTLAFADEQIPSATSSMQRDITAGLPNEMDAQVGAIRRMGQRAGVETPLHDLVHGALVGRLAST from the coding sequence ATGAAGATTGGATTTTTGGGTGCAGGGGCTGTCGGAGGCTACTTCGGCGGGCTGATGGCGAAAGCAGGGCAGGATGTGGGCTTCGTGGCCCGTGGGGAGACGCTGGCCAGGTTGCAGGACACAGGGCTCAAGCTCACCGATTCGGAGGATCATGTCCACGACATCCCCGTCGTATCCGCCGCCGATTTTGGTGAGCTGAAGAGGAAACTCGGCGGCCTGGACGTGGTGGTCGTGGCGACCAAAGCGTTGCCTGGAAATGAGACCTTCCCAGCTGTGCAGGGCGTGCCAGTGGTGACCACGCACAATTCGGTGGAAATCCCCTATATCGCCGCGGAGCGCTTCGGTGCGGAGAATGTGATTCCCGGCGTGATTCGTGGTTATCTCACGCACACGGGACCTGCTGCGGTGAAGCTCTACCCGGGGCCATTGAGCCTGAATGTCGGAGCATTCCCACGGTCGGACGCAAGTTCTCACGATCATGCAGCCAGCATCGGCCGCGAGCTCGTGGAGCACCTCCACGCCGCGGGCATTGGGGGAAGCTATTACGAGGACATTTTTCGGGACGTGTGGTCCAAAGCCATGTTTGTGACGACGACGGGGGAGCTGGGTGCGCTTGCGCACCAGCCACTGGGGTACCTCCGAACGGAGTTGCGCCCCACGCTGCAGCGCCTCATGGAGGAGGTGGAGACTGTTGGCCGCGCTCATGGGGTGAATTTGCCGAAGGACATCGTGGCAAAGACCTTGGCTTTCGCCGATGAGCAGATTCCGTCCGCGACGAGCTCTATGCAGCGCGATATCACCGCGGGACTGCCGAACGAGATGGACGCACAAGTCGGTGCGATTCGTCGCATGGGTCAGCGCGCGGGGGTCGAGACTCCTTTGCACGACTTGGTCCACGGCGCTCTTGTCGGGCGGCTGGCCAGCACTTAG
- a CDS encoding FAD/NAD(P)-binding protein, with protein sequence MKLAIIGGGPRGLWAVEELASRAGRAGVSLDVHVFEPGQLGPGSAYSPQQPSYKRMNVTSRIVSTALGSFTQWCRACSATAPRHSEAEDLFSSADDYFPARALVGEFLIASWEHTLGNLPRRVTVTVHHEKVTTLQPWDSAPESAERWSVNGSSFDRVLLAAGHASTWPGALDPVVAEDRDPIALRGLALTFIDATLDLTEGRGGYFQPAETPEFPGQLTYVPSGREPRAIVPFSRSGRFMETKVDPEGMLAHLDLEESIIRGSNQVRLASTDEELTAAIANTACEMLSVARCVYRTQAQSIGNVDTPANHDEQDLVAIHQVLAGSDVGEPVEDLRQSLLVATGSTPPTARWAAGHAFRTLYPAIVERTSFGGRMDFPGFGDLARRMERVAFGPPIINSAKILALLDAGILSTQHLTDEQAARATTQGFTDCVIAPPGLVPGTLAAELVSQGIAHVPQGHRGIEVHRDGSLPDHPTLAIVGRDTEDVVLGPDTLSRTLHDVVTRWARGVVEDAKKEHSNMNAHTTAPEPDVRSRARATVPLTARLEPWMVDLAADPAGAQRIIETYGSPANVLHTAAMRDNVEELVTAGRDRGIDVRVFYARKANKALCFVDTMRDAGHGVDVASYRELAHVLDRGVPGPRIILSAAIKPDELLELAIRNDVTISADNVAEMRRIEALAASLQTTAIVAPRLAPRPDTLPATRFGELGGTWSASLSSFDATRVRIAGVHVHLHGYAAADRRTALQQCFELIDAIADGGHTPQFIDLGGGVPMSYLDDAEEFENFHTQRQAMIDGRREPFTWKADPLANTYPFHQSPTRGAWLQEVLDDSIVAGLQQRNLRLHLEPGRSILDGCGMILARVAFTKTMSDGTPLVGLEMNRTQCRTTADDILLDPLLIPASDRPEKITDGAGQPAADRAGNGADDHAESTEGFLVGAYCIEDEVIIRRKMEFPEGIAAGDIIAIPNTAGYFMHILESASHQIPLAKNVVMGGISAEPQLDQIDQ encoded by the coding sequence ATGAAGCTGGCAATCATCGGCGGAGGTCCCCGCGGTCTGTGGGCTGTGGAGGAGCTGGCCTCTCGCGCTGGTCGCGCCGGAGTCTCTCTAGACGTGCACGTATTTGAGCCTGGGCAGTTGGGGCCGGGCTCGGCCTATTCCCCGCAGCAACCGAGCTACAAGCGCATGAATGTCACGTCTCGGATAGTGTCCACAGCACTCGGCTCTTTCACGCAATGGTGCCGCGCCTGCTCTGCAACGGCTCCTCGCCACAGCGAGGCTGAAGACTTGTTCAGTTCTGCAGATGACTACTTCCCCGCCCGCGCGCTCGTTGGCGAATTCCTAATTGCCTCGTGGGAGCATACCCTTGGCAACCTCCCGCGCCGTGTCACAGTCACCGTGCACCACGAGAAGGTCACGACACTGCAACCATGGGATTCCGCGCCCGAATCCGCGGAGCGTTGGTCCGTCAACGGATCCAGCTTCGACCGTGTTCTCCTCGCAGCAGGCCATGCCAGCACGTGGCCTGGCGCGCTCGACCCCGTGGTTGCCGAGGATCGCGACCCAATCGCCTTGCGCGGATTGGCCCTGACTTTCATCGACGCCACCTTGGACCTCACCGAAGGCCGCGGCGGGTACTTCCAGCCGGCCGAGACACCGGAGTTTCCTGGTCAGCTCACCTACGTTCCCAGTGGTCGTGAACCGCGGGCTATCGTGCCTTTCAGCCGTTCCGGAAGGTTCATGGAGACCAAGGTTGATCCGGAAGGGATGCTGGCTCACCTCGATCTCGAGGAGAGCATCATTCGCGGCAGCAACCAGGTGCGGCTTGCCAGCACGGATGAGGAGCTCACCGCTGCCATCGCGAATACTGCCTGCGAGATGCTCTCCGTGGCCCGCTGCGTCTACCGCACGCAGGCGCAAAGCATTGGGAACGTCGATACTCCTGCGAATCACGATGAGCAGGACTTGGTAGCTATTCACCAAGTCCTGGCCGGATCCGATGTCGGCGAGCCTGTGGAGGATCTGCGTCAGTCTTTGCTCGTAGCTACGGGATCCACACCGCCGACGGCGCGGTGGGCTGCAGGGCACGCATTTCGGACACTCTACCCAGCTATTGTGGAGCGCACCTCCTTCGGAGGACGCATGGACTTCCCCGGATTTGGCGATCTCGCCCGCCGGATGGAACGTGTCGCTTTCGGCCCACCGATCATCAACTCGGCAAAGATCCTGGCCCTCCTTGACGCTGGAATCCTCTCCACCCAGCACCTCACGGATGAACAAGCCGCCCGAGCCACAACCCAGGGTTTTACCGACTGTGTCATCGCACCGCCCGGCCTCGTTCCAGGAACACTGGCTGCCGAACTTGTGTCGCAGGGCATCGCCCACGTCCCCCAGGGGCACCGGGGAATTGAAGTTCATCGGGATGGCAGCCTACCCGACCATCCCACCCTCGCCATCGTGGGACGAGATACGGAAGACGTTGTCCTTGGGCCGGATACACTGTCGCGTACATTGCACGATGTTGTCACCCGCTGGGCTCGTGGCGTCGTCGAAGATGCGAAGAAGGAACACTCGAACATGAACGCTCACACCACTGCACCCGAACCGGACGTGCGCTCTCGCGCCCGCGCTACGGTACCGCTCACTGCGCGCCTGGAACCTTGGATGGTCGATTTGGCTGCCGACCCTGCCGGGGCGCAGCGCATCATTGAGACCTACGGCTCTCCCGCGAACGTGCTGCATACCGCGGCAATGCGTGACAACGTGGAAGAGCTCGTCACCGCTGGCCGTGACCGTGGAATCGACGTGCGTGTGTTCTACGCACGCAAGGCCAATAAGGCGCTGTGCTTCGTCGATACGATGCGCGATGCCGGACACGGCGTGGATGTTGCCAGCTACCGAGAACTCGCACACGTCCTCGACCGCGGTGTTCCGGGGCCGCGCATCATCCTCAGCGCCGCGATCAAACCCGATGAACTGCTCGAGTTGGCGATCCGGAACGACGTCACAATCTCCGCAGACAACGTCGCGGAGATGCGGCGGATCGAAGCCCTCGCCGCAAGCCTCCAGACCACAGCCATCGTGGCACCGCGGCTAGCCCCACGCCCGGACACCTTGCCCGCCACCCGCTTCGGCGAGCTCGGTGGCACCTGGTCCGCCTCCCTATCTTCCTTCGACGCCACACGGGTCCGCATCGCCGGCGTGCACGTTCACCTCCACGGCTACGCCGCTGCGGATCGTCGAACTGCGTTGCAACAATGCTTCGAACTCATCGACGCAATCGCAGATGGAGGACACACACCGCAGTTCATTGATCTGGGTGGTGGCGTGCCGATGAGTTACCTCGACGACGCGGAGGAATTCGAAAACTTCCACACGCAACGGCAGGCGATGATCGACGGACGGCGTGAACCTTTCACATGGAAGGCAGACCCATTGGCCAACACCTACCCCTTCCACCAGTCACCGACGCGTGGCGCGTGGTTGCAGGAGGTTCTCGATGACTCGATCGTCGCCGGATTGCAACAGCGGAATCTACGGCTACACCTGGAACCAGGCCGAAGCATCCTCGATGGCTGCGGAATGATCCTGGCACGAGTGGCCTTCACCAAAACCATGTCCGATGGCACCCCACTCGTTGGGTTGGAGATGAACCGCACGCAGTGCCGCACCACTGCCGACGATATCCTGCTCGATCCTCTGCTCATCCCGGCCAGCGACAGGCCGGAAAAGATCACGGATGGTGCCGGGCAACCAGCTGCGGATCGTGCGGGGAATGGTGCTGATGACCATGCCGAGAGCACCGAGGGTTTCCTCGTCGGTGCCTACTGCATCGAGGACGAAGTGATCATCAGACGCAAGATGGAATTCCCAGAAGGGATTGCCGCCGGGGATATCATCGCAATTCCCAACACTGCCGGGTACTTCATGCACATCCTTGAAAGCGCCAGCCACCAGATCCCACTGGCGAAAAACGTGGTCATGGGCGGTATTAGTGCGGAACCGCAGTTGGACCAGATTGACCAGTAG